In one Chionomys nivalis chromosome 13, mChiNiv1.1, whole genome shotgun sequence genomic region, the following are encoded:
- the Aldh5a1 gene encoding succinate-semialdehyde dehydrogenase, mitochondrial, translating into MATCFLLRSFWTARPALPPSGRCRRPAPAGTQRRSYARGPAGLPADLLRGDSFVGGRWIPAPATFPVHDPANGATLGTVADCGAPEARAAVRAAYDAFCCWKGVSVKERSLLLRKWYDLMMQNKDDLAKIITAESGKPLKEAQGEILYSASFLEWFSEEARRVYGDIIYTSAKDKRALVLKQPIGVAAIITPWNFPSAMITRKVGAALAAGCTVVVKPAEDTPYSALALAQLANQAGIPPGVYNVLPCSRTKAKEVGEALCTDPLVSKISFTGSTATGKVLLHHAANSVKRVSMELGGLAPFIVFDSANVDQAVAGAMASKFRNAGQTCVCANRFLVQRGIYDSFVKKFAEAMQESLRVGNGFEEGITQGPLINEKAVEKVEKHVKDAVGKGATVVTGGKRHQSGGNFFEPTLLSNVTRDMLCITEETFGPLAPVLKFDKEEEAVAIANAADVGLAGYFYSQDPAQIWRVAEQLEVGMVGVNDGLISSVECPFGGVKQSGLGREGSKYGIDEYLEVKYVCYGGL; encoded by the exons ATGGCGACCTGCTTTCTGCTGCGGAGTTTCTGGACCGCTCGTCCGGCGCTGCCGCCTTCCGGCCGCTGCCGCCGCCCAGCGCCCGCGGGAACCCAGCGTCGCAGCTACGCCCGCGGCCCCGCTGGCCTCCCCGCCGACCTACTCCGTGGGGACAGCTTCGTGGGAGGCCGCTGGATCCCGGCCCCCGCCACCTTCCCGGTACACGACCCAGCCAACGGCGCCACGCTGGGCACCGTGGCCGACTGCGGGGCGCCCGAGGCCCGCGCAGCCGTGCGCGCCGCCTACGATGCCTTCTGCTGCTGGAAAGGGGTCTCTGTCAAG GAGAGGAGTTTGCTACTTCGTAAATGGTACGACTTAATGATGCAAAATAAGGACGACCTTGCCAAGATCATAACAGCCGAGAGT GGAAAGCCGCTGAAAGAGGCCCAGGGAGAAATTCTGTATTCTGCCAGTTTCCTGGAATGGTTCTCAGAGGAAGCCCGTCGTGTTTATGGGGACATCATCTACACCTCTGCCAAGGATAAACGGGCGCTGGTCCTCAAGCAGCCCATTGGTGTGGCCGCAATCATCACTCCG TGGAATTTTCCTAGTGCCATGATCACCCGGAAAGTGGGGGCtgccctggcagctggctgcactGTGGTGGTGAAACCTGCCGAAGACACACCCTACTCTGCCCTGGCCTTGGCGCAG cttgCAAACCAGGCAGGAATTCCTCCAGGGGTCTATAATGTCCTTCCCTGCTCTAGAACCAAGGCTAAGGAAGTGGGAGAGGCGCTATGTACCGATCCGCTAGTGTCCAAAATTTCCTTTACTGGTTCAACAGCAACAGGAAAG GTCCTGCTGCACCATGCAGCAAATTCTGTGAAACGTGTCTCCATGGAGCTGGGCGGCCTCGCCCCATTCATTGTCTTCGACAGTGCCAACGTGGACCAGGCTGTTGCAGGAGCCATGGCATCTAAGTTTAGGAATGCTGGGCAG ACTTGTGTTTGCGCAAACAGATTCTTGGTACAACGGGGCATCTACGATTCCTTTGTGAAGAAGTTTGCAGAAGCAATGCAGGAAAGCCTGCGTGTGGGTAACGGATTCGAGGAAGGAATAACTCAGGGCCCATTAATTAATGAGAAAGCAGTAGAAAAG GTAGAGAAGCATGTGAAAGACGCGGTTGGCAAAGGGGCCACCGTCGTGACAGGCGGGAAGCGACACCAAAGCGGGGGAAATTTCTTCGAGCCCACCTTGCTCAGCAATGTCACCAGGGACATGCTCTGCATCACTGAAGAGACCTTTGGGCCGCTGGCGCCAGTTCTCAA GTTTGACAAAGAAGAAGAGGCCGTTGCCATCGCAAATGCAGCTGATGTTGGATTAGCAG GGTACTTTTACTCCCAAGACCCAGCCCAGATCTGGAGAGTGGCGGAGCAGCTGGAGGTGGGCATGGTCGGTGTGAATGACGGACTGATCTCTTCAGTGGAGTGTCCTTTCGGTGGGGTGAAGCAGTCTGGCCTTGGGCGAGAAGGGTCCAAGTACGGCATTGACGAGTATCTAGAGGTCAAGTATGTGTGCTATGGAGGCTTGTAG